A stretch of Oceanivirga salmonicida DNA encodes these proteins:
- the fmt gene encoding methionyl-tRNA formyltransferase, with product MIKTIFMGTPEFALSSLEYVHKNTNLLAIFTKEDKLNSRGNKIIYSPVKQYAIENNIECIQEKNIRSKEVIDKLIELEPDLIVVAAYGKIIPKSIIDIPKLGIINVHSSLLPKYRGASPIHNALLNGDTKTGVTIMMIDAGLDTGDMLEKAEVEILEEDNLQTLTNKLSEIAPMVLKTAIDKLILGTETRTKQDDSLATIVKPITKEQTKINWNNNKEDIFNLIRALNPKPCAYTILNGSRVKIYESKKIETMYDSIGKVVEFTKNGPIISCKNGALLLKTIQMEGKKIQSGIDLINGRKICVGDDLND from the coding sequence ATGATAAAAACAATATTTATGGGAACACCCGAATTTGCATTAAGTTCTTTGGAATATGTTCATAAAAATACAAATTTATTAGCAATATTTACTAAAGAAGATAAATTAAATTCAAGGGGAAATAAGATTATATATTCACCGGTTAAGCAATATGCTATTGAAAACAATATAGAATGTATACAAGAAAAAAATATACGAAGTAAAGAAGTGATAGATAAACTAATTGAATTAGAGCCAGATTTAATAGTGGTTGCTGCTTATGGTAAAATTATACCAAAATCAATCATTGATATACCTAAACTAGGAATAATAAATGTTCATTCATCATTATTACCTAAATATAGGGGAGCATCACCTATACATAATGCTTTACTAAATGGAGATACTAAAACAGGTGTTACAATAATGATGATAGATGCTGGTTTAGATACAGGAGATATGTTAGAAAAAGCAGAAGTTGAAATTTTAGAAGAAGATAATTTACAAACTTTGACTAATAAATTATCTGAAATAGCACCTATGGTTTTAAAAACGGCAATAGATAAACTAATTTTAGGTACTGAAACTAGAACAAAACAAGATGATAGTCTTGCAACAATTGTAAAACCAATAACGAAAGAACAGACTAAAATTAATTGGAATAATAATAAAGAAGATATTTTTAACTTAATAAGGGCTTTAAATCCTAAGCCATGTGCATATACAATATTAAATGGCAGTAGAGTAAAAATATATGAAAGTAAAAAAATTGAAACTATGTATGATAGTATTGGGAAAGTTGTAGAATTTACAAAAAATGGACCTATAATATCTTGTAAAAATGGAGCTTTATTATTAAAAACTATTCAAATGGAAGGTAAAAAAATACAATCTGGAATAGATTTAA